A segment of the Strix uralensis isolate ZFMK-TIS-50842 chromosome 23, bStrUra1, whole genome shotgun sequence genome:
TCAGAAGGGGAACAGGTTTTAGGGAAGGGGGAAGGCGAGGCAGCGCTCACCCCTCATTCCAGCCCTGCAGGCAGGAGGGTCATGCCAGCTGAAATCAGTGGGCTGGCACCAGAGGATGGGGACAGTCCCAAAGCCAGGATGCACAAGGGCTCTGGGACCTGGGCAGGAGTTGCACAGGGAAGAGGCTTGGTGTGGGAATGGGCTGGAAAGAGCAGAGCCCAGGTGATTtagagcaggaggaggatgcaAACCCTGGTGGCTCTTCCCACCCCGCTTGCAGAGCCTGTTTTGGGTAGGTTCGAAGCAGCCGGTGCCACATTTCAGGTGAGGCCAGGCTCTCCTTCTCACTGCAGGTGCTGCCTGCTCCGTGCCTGCTGCTACGCCAGGCTGGCAGCACGGCGGTGCCGCGTGGGACCCATCCAGCCCCTCTCGGTGCCCCGGGCAGGAATCCCCACCTGCAGTGAGTCCTCACAGTCGCAGTTCGCGATGCCTCTTTCCAGACCTTCTCCCTCCTTTGTGGTGCCCTTTTTTGGGGCAGCACCCCAGGGATCTCCCCAAAAAGGTCTCAGCTGTGTTTTCTCTCTGGTCCCTGCAGGGTCCGGGACCTGGTGCCAGAGAGGTGCCTGCAGATGCGAGCGGGCAGCCCAGCTCTGCCgcctgcggggccgggggctgttCCGGCATCGCGGGCTGTTCCGCCGTCGCAGCAAATGCCGGGGACGAGCTGGGCggtgttgaagccaaagggctTTTTGCAAAACCACCTCCAGGCTGATGAGCAAAGGGACGGCGCAGCACGGGGAGCGTTTCCCAACCCTGGCGGGTTTCCTCCTTGGGGCTTTTTGGCTTCAACACGAGGACAACAACCCTCTCGTGAAGCTGCGTCACTATACACTGGATCCGTGGAGGGACAGCAGCGCAGATGCAacatttcagcacagaaaaacaagGGAGGGGTGGACACCTGCGCCTGGTCACTGCAAAGGGCGAGATGGAAACCAGCGCGAGCCTCTCTGCTGACACTCATTTCCCTTTGGCTCGAGCTCCCCGTGCAGCCTGTCAGCTCCCTCTGCTTTTTGCTTCGCTGCAACTTCTCTTCTGTTGctccaaaataaaaccagagagcACAAAACATTGGTCCTCAGTGTGACATGACTCAGCTGAGCCCAGCGACCACCCCTTGCAGGCAGCGG
Coding sequences within it:
- the LOC141953839 gene encoding basic phospholipase A2 A-like, whose amino-acid sequence is MKVLLMLAVLSACSVFTARGKFLHPFTPGLEGSTVGNLTAHGCYSGWGSNRTSKASMDRCCLLRACCYARLAARRCRVGPIQPLSVPRAGIPTCRSGTWCQRGACRCERAAQLCRLRGRGLFRHRGLFRRRSKCRGRAGRC